One region of Azoarcus sp. CIB genomic DNA includes:
- a CDS encoding nitronate monooxygenase, with the protein MKCLDDFRLRFGSREYVPIMIGGMGVDISTSDLSLEAARLGGIGHISDAMLPTVSDRRYDTKYVRNKLKQYKYNVANTDKSDVQFDLGLVAEATQTHVRRTMERKRGDGLIFINCMEKLTMNGPKETLRVRLRTAMDAGIDGITLAAGLHLGSFGLIEDHPRFRDVKLGIIVSSLRALVLFLRKSARTNRLPDYVVVEGPLAGGHLGFGMDWSAYDLHTIVAEIRDYLIAEKLDIPLIPAGGIFTGSDGVSFLETGAAAIQVATRFTVSHECGLPPDVQQHYFDANEDDIEVNNTSPTGYPMRMLKSSPSIGSGIRPNCEAYGYLLDGNGNCAYINAYNRELELHPDAKRLKVMDKTCLCTHMRNFDCWTCGHYTYRLKDTSHRRADGTYQILSAEHIFHDYQYSKDNKIALPAVEACEPAKSA; encoded by the coding sequence ATGAAATGTCTCGATGATTTCCGCCTGCGGTTCGGGAGCAGGGAATACGTACCGATCATGATTGGCGGGATGGGCGTAGACATCTCGACGTCGGACCTCTCGCTCGAGGCCGCGCGCCTCGGCGGCATAGGGCATATCTCCGACGCCATGCTGCCGACCGTCAGCGACCGTCGCTACGACACCAAGTACGTGCGCAACAAGCTCAAGCAGTACAAGTACAACGTCGCCAACACCGACAAGTCGGACGTGCAGTTCGACCTCGGGCTGGTCGCCGAGGCGACCCAGACCCACGTACGCCGCACGATGGAGCGCAAGCGCGGTGACGGGCTGATCTTCATCAACTGCATGGAAAAGCTCACGATGAACGGGCCGAAGGAGACGCTGCGCGTGCGCCTTCGTACCGCGATGGATGCCGGCATCGACGGCATCACGCTCGCCGCCGGTCTGCACCTGGGCTCCTTCGGCCTGATCGAGGACCACCCGCGCTTCCGCGACGTCAAGCTCGGCATCATCGTCTCCTCGCTGCGCGCACTCGTACTCTTCCTGCGCAAGTCGGCACGCACCAACCGCCTGCCCGACTACGTCGTCGTCGAAGGCCCCCTTGCCGGCGGCCACCTCGGCTTCGGTATGGACTGGTCCGCGTACGACCTGCACACCATCGTCGCCGAAATCCGCGACTACCTGATCGCCGAAAAGCTCGACATCCCGCTAATCCCGGCCGGCGGCATCTTCACCGGCAGCGACGGCGTGTCCTTCCTCGAAACCGGCGCCGCCGCGATACAGGTCGCCACCCGCTTCACCGTGTCGCACGAATGCGGACTGCCGCCAGACGTGCAGCAGCATTATTTCGACGCCAACGAAGACGACATCGAGGTCAACAACACCTCGCCCACCGGCTATCCGATGCGCATGCTGAAAAGCAGCCCGTCGATCGGCTCCGGCATCCGCCCGAACTGCGAAGCCTACGGCTACCTGCTCGACGGCAACGGCAACTGCGCCTACATCAACGCGTACAACCGCGAACTCGAGCTGCACCCGGACGCCAAGCGGCTCAAGGTGATGGACAAGACCTGCCTGTGCACGCACATGCGCAACTTCGACTGCTGGACCTGTGGCCACTACACCTACCGGCTCAAGGACACCTCGCACCGGCGCGCCGACGGCACCTACCAGATCCTGTCCGCCGAGCACATCTTCCACGACTACCAGTACAGCAAGGACAACAAGATCGCGCTGCCTGCGGTCGAAGCCTGCGAACCGGCCAAGTCGGCCTGA
- a CDS encoding nodulation protein NfeD translates to MRRTIWALLALALLILGFLLHNRPAAAPPTGEVVVLRIDGVIGPATADFFARELARARARQAGLVVLAMDTPGGLDTSMRAIIKDILAAPIPVATWVGPEGARAASAGTYILYASHIAAMAPATNLGAATPVAIGMPGGKPEDDAARKEKTDDNAKDKDGKAAGSAAGTGDAMMEKVRNDAAAYLRSLAQLRGRSGDFAERAVREAASLSADEALAAGVIDLIAANLPELMAKLDGREVKLDGGRTQRLSTATATITEIAPDWRVRVLALLSNPQLALVLMMIGVYALFFEFTSPGFGVPGVAGAICLLIALYAFQLLPVNWAGVALVALGAILMLAEAFLPSFGALGVGGIVAFVVGGLFLMDTEAPGFGIPLPFLVGLAVASALTIAAVGSFAARTRQRPVVSGREQMIGMLATVSTVTPEGARALVQGESWRVLSTAPLAPGDRVRITALDGLTLHVEPLTPDPANRREGIPP, encoded by the coding sequence ATGCGCAGAACGATTTGGGCGCTGCTCGCGCTCGCCCTGCTGATCCTCGGCTTCCTGCTGCACAACCGCCCGGCCGCCGCCCCGCCGACCGGGGAGGTCGTCGTGTTGCGCATCGACGGCGTGATCGGGCCAGCGACCGCCGATTTCTTCGCACGCGAACTTGCCCGCGCGCGTGCGCGACAGGCCGGACTGGTCGTGCTCGCAATGGACACGCCGGGCGGACTCGACACCTCGATGCGCGCCATCATCAAGGACATCCTCGCCGCCCCGATCCCCGTCGCCACCTGGGTCGGCCCCGAAGGCGCGCGTGCCGCGAGCGCCGGCACCTACATCCTGTACGCCAGCCACATCGCGGCGATGGCGCCCGCCACCAACCTCGGTGCCGCCACGCCGGTGGCGATCGGGATGCCCGGCGGCAAGCCGGAAGACGACGCTGCGCGCAAGGAGAAGACGGACGACAACGCCAAGGACAAGGACGGCAAGGCCGCCGGGAGCGCCGCAGGCACCGGCGATGCCATGATGGAAAAGGTCCGCAACGACGCCGCCGCCTACCTGCGCAGCCTCGCGCAACTGCGCGGGCGCAGCGGCGACTTCGCCGAGCGCGCGGTGCGCGAGGCCGCCAGCCTGTCCGCGGACGAGGCGCTCGCCGCGGGCGTCATCGACCTGATCGCCGCCAACCTTCCCGAACTGATGGCGAAGCTCGACGGCCGCGAGGTGAAACTCGATGGCGGGCGCACGCAGCGCCTGTCGACCGCCACCGCGACGATCACCGAAATCGCGCCCGACTGGCGTGTGCGCGTGCTCGCCCTGCTGTCCAATCCCCAGCTCGCGCTGGTGCTGATGATGATCGGCGTCTATGCGCTGTTCTTCGAATTCACCAGCCCCGGCTTCGGCGTGCCAGGCGTCGCCGGCGCGATCTGCCTGCTGATCGCGCTGTACGCCTTCCAGCTCCTGCCGGTGAACTGGGCCGGCGTCGCGCTGGTCGCCCTCGGCGCCATCCTGATGCTCGCGGAAGCCTTCCTGCCGAGCTTCGGCGCACTCGGCGTCGGCGGCATCGTCGCCTTCGTCGTCGGCGGACTGTTCCTCATGGATACCGAGGCCCCCGGCTTCGGCATTCCCCTGCCCTTCCTGGTCGGGCTCGCAGTCGCGAGCGCGCTGACGATCGCGGCCGTCGGCAGCTTCGCCGCCCGCACACGCCAACGCCCCGTCGTCAGCGGCCGCGAGCAGATGATCGGCATGCTCGCAACGGTCAGCACCGTCACCCCGGAAGGCGCACGGGCCCTCGTCCAGGGCGAATCCTGGCGCGTGCTCAGCACTGCGCCCCTCGCGCCCGGGGATCGCGTACGCATCACCGCCCTCGACGGGCTCACCCTGCACGTCGAGCCGCTCACCCCCGATCCGGCCAATCGCCGCGAAGGAATCCCGCCATGA
- a CDS encoding slipin family protein → MIFDLNLGLGTILLLLVALAASSLRILREYERGVVFMLGRFWKVKGPGLVIVIPGIQQMVKVDLRVVTLDVPSQDVISRDNVSVKVNAIIFFRVIDPQKAIIQVENYLVATSQLAQTTLRAVLGKHELDEMLAERERLNLDVQQILDAQTDGWGIKVANVEIKHIDLNENMIRAIARQAEAERERRAKVIHAEGEKQAAESLMNAAEMLSRQPAAMQLRYLQTLTQIAGDKASTIVFPVPVDLLKGLLDGLSHPPRT, encoded by the coding sequence ATGATCTTCGATCTCAACCTGGGCCTCGGCACGATCCTCCTCCTGCTCGTTGCGCTCGCTGCGAGTTCGCTGCGCATCCTGCGCGAATACGAACGCGGCGTCGTGTTCATGCTCGGCCGCTTCTGGAAGGTCAAGGGCCCGGGCCTCGTCATCGTGATCCCGGGCATCCAGCAGATGGTCAAGGTCGACCTGCGCGTCGTCACGCTCGACGTGCCGAGCCAGGACGTGATCTCGCGCGACAACGTCTCCGTGAAGGTCAATGCGATCATCTTCTTCCGCGTCATCGACCCGCAGAAGGCGATCATCCAGGTCGAGAACTACCTCGTCGCCACCAGCCAGCTCGCGCAGACGACGCTGCGCGCGGTGCTCGGCAAGCACGAACTCGACGAGATGCTGGCCGAACGCGAGCGCCTCAACCTCGACGTACAGCAGATCCTCGACGCACAGACCGACGGCTGGGGCATCAAGGTCGCGAACGTCGAAATCAAGCACATCGACCTCAACGAGAACATGATCCGCGCGATCGCCCGCCAGGCCGAGGCGGAACGCGAACGGCGCGCCAAGGTGATCCATGCGGAAGGCGAAAAACAGGCCGCGGAGAGCCTCATGAACGCGGCCGAAATGCTCTCGCGCCAGCCCGCCGCGATGCAGCTGCGCTACCTGCAGACCCTCACCCAGATCGCCGGCGACAAGGCCTCGACGATCGTCTTTCCCGTTCCGGTCGACCTGCTGAAAGGGCTGCTCGACGGACTCTCCCACCCGCCCCGGACCTGA